From a region of the Streptomyces caniferus genome:
- a CDS encoding alpha-amylase: MPQPAAAAPPGAKDVTAVLFEWRYDSVAAECRSSLGPAGYGYVQVSPPQEHIQGPQWWTSYQPVGYRIAGRLGDRTAFADMVAACHGAGVKVVVDTVINHMASGSGTGTGGSSYTKYDYPGTYSVFDFDDCTAPVSNYADRWNVQHCELVGLADLDTGEPYVRGRIAAYLDDLLSLGVDGFRIDAAKHIPADDLADIKSRLSDPHAYWKQEAIYGAGEAVSPAEYQGTGDVQEFRYARDLKRVFRDENLAYLKNYGEGWGYLPSAGAAVFVDNHDTERGGDTLTYKDGADYTLAHVFMLAWPYGSPDVHSGYEFTDRDAGPPNGGKVNACWQDGWKCQHKWPEVASMVAFRNAVRGGAVTHWWDNGADAIAFGRGSNGFVVINHETTTLSRTFQTALPAGGYCDVQSGRAVTVDDSGRFTATLGPNTALALHTGARTGCS, translated from the coding sequence ATGCCGCAGCCGGCGGCGGCCGCTCCGCCCGGCGCCAAGGACGTCACCGCCGTCCTCTTCGAGTGGCGCTACGACTCGGTCGCCGCGGAGTGCCGCAGCAGTCTGGGCCCGGCCGGATACGGCTACGTCCAGGTGTCGCCGCCCCAGGAGCACATCCAGGGACCGCAGTGGTGGACCTCGTACCAGCCGGTCGGCTACCGGATCGCCGGGCGGCTCGGCGACCGTACGGCGTTCGCGGACATGGTCGCCGCCTGCCACGGCGCGGGCGTCAAGGTCGTTGTCGACACCGTCATCAACCACATGGCGTCCGGCTCCGGTACGGGCACGGGCGGCTCCTCGTACACCAAGTACGACTACCCGGGCACCTACTCGGTCTTCGACTTCGACGACTGCACGGCACCCGTCTCGAACTACGCCGACCGCTGGAACGTCCAGCACTGCGAACTCGTCGGTCTCGCCGACCTCGACACCGGCGAGCCGTACGTCCGCGGCCGGATCGCCGCCTACCTCGACGACCTGCTGTCCCTGGGCGTCGACGGCTTCCGTATCGACGCCGCCAAGCACATCCCGGCCGACGACCTCGCCGACATCAAGAGCCGGCTGAGCGATCCGCACGCCTACTGGAAGCAGGAGGCCATCTACGGCGCGGGCGAGGCCGTCTCCCCGGCCGAGTACCAAGGCACCGGCGACGTACAGGAGTTCCGCTACGCCCGCGACCTCAAGCGGGTCTTCCGGGACGAGAACCTCGCCTACCTCAAGAACTACGGCGAGGGCTGGGGCTACCTCCCGTCCGCCGGAGCCGCGGTCTTCGTCGACAACCACGACACCGAGCGCGGCGGCGACACCCTCACCTACAAGGACGGCGCCGACTACACCCTCGCCCATGTCTTCATGCTGGCCTGGCCCTACGGCTCACCGGACGTCCACTCCGGCTACGAGTTCACCGACCGGGACGCCGGGCCGCCCAACGGGGGAAAGGTGAACGCCTGCTGGCAGGACGGCTGGAAGTGCCAGCACAAGTGGCCCGAGGTCGCCAGCATGGTGGCCTTCCGCAACGCCGTGCGCGGCGGTGCCGTCACCCACTGGTGGGACAACGGCGCCGACGCCATCGCCTTCGGCCGTGGCAGCAACGGCTTCGTGGTGATCAACCATGAGACCACCACCCTCAGCCGCACCTTCCAGACCGCGCTGCCGGCCGGCGGCTACTGCGATGTGCAGAGCGGCCGGGCGGTGACGGTGGACGACTCAGGACGCTTCACCGCGACGCTGGGCCCGAACACCGCACTCGCCCTGCACACGGGGGCCCGCACGGGCTGCTCCTGA
- a CDS encoding DUF6801 domain-containing protein → MKYTCKVPVIKNQPLMVKIDADIPESVRVHEASRKFAIGARTTVDADLTAKLRLFGVRTVEGTVAAKVGVSAPQGDRRISVPLGITKTGIPASGSFTVAATGAAPALTFSRPGIARITVGDISLHVVGKKAGGGVLGQADVRCRLNAGQKNVVGSFEITGKGKATRSATSGTSATSGTSGPSGTSATSGTSGTNAKGATASGVTPERTSSAAHGAATGDTATTGQDTRDLVLPIVGALVAGAVAFWIGSWRRSRRRAADSR, encoded by the coding sequence ATGAAGTACACCTGCAAAGTGCCGGTGATCAAAAACCAGCCGCTAATGGTAAAGATCGATGCGGATATTCCGGAGTCGGTCAGGGTCCACGAAGCCAGCCGGAAATTCGCCATCGGTGCGCGGACGACAGTGGACGCGGATCTCACGGCGAAGCTCCGCTTGTTCGGTGTGAGGACCGTCGAGGGCACGGTGGCCGCGAAGGTCGGCGTGTCCGCGCCGCAGGGCGACAGGCGCATCAGCGTTCCCCTCGGCATCACCAAGACCGGCATCCCGGCGTCCGGTTCCTTCACGGTCGCGGCGACCGGCGCCGCGCCCGCTCTCACTTTCAGCCGGCCGGGCATCGCGCGGATCACCGTCGGCGACATCTCCCTGCACGTCGTCGGGAAGAAGGCCGGCGGCGGCGTTCTGGGCCAGGCCGACGTGCGCTGCAGGCTGAACGCCGGGCAGAAGAACGTCGTGGGGTCGTTCGAGATCACGGGGAAGGGGAAGGCCACCCGCTCGGCCACGTCCGGCACTTCGGCCACGTCCGGCACTTCGGGCCCGTCCGGTACCTCGGCCACGTCCGGCACCTCGGGCACGAACGCCAAGGGTGCGACGGCCTCGGGCGTCACACCTGAGCGGACCTCGTCCGCGGCCCACGGTGCGGCGACGGGTGACACCGCGACCACCGGCCAGGACACCCGGGACCTGGTTCTGCCGATCGTCGGCGCTCTTGTCGCGGGCGCCGTCGCCTTCTGGATCGGCTCGTGGCGCAGGAGCCGGCGCCGCGCCGCCGACAGCCGCTGA
- a CDS encoding NACHT domain-containing protein, with amino-acid sequence MNPAGGRAAEPDGLDAGRVVQVLTTRRAGPGRRGSGYQVSGHAVLTAAHVVSDAVSVRLRFFTEDGGTTEVSGEPVWADAAMDIAVLRIARDTSAGGPGAAEVRPVRFAAITQPVECEALGFPRFRLRLDSASTDRDDPPWYRDSHHARGTTTPLSYLRAGSLEISVAPPEYDPEPDRSPWEGMSGAAVWSGGYVIGVVSEHHRFDGLGRFAASQVKRWYRLAPDRISALNDLIGLPADADRLTQLPQLSPPRPETPEPDDAPEVREAAGKLAREVSEQWRREGRWQRVGDPSPLAVRFGCTERNVFDHWANIRRAPFGTVAEPLPLDGRLDRIVEVYESVPSRRLVVLGEAGSGKTVLTLRFVLDRLKARAAGDRVPVIFGLGSWDPVTTSLDDWLCGQLVRDYPFLDAPAGKRGNLAGLLLDEDKILPVLDGFDEIASGLHGAALRALNRTTMPLLLTTRPAEYSRVVEDNGVLTEAAVIELADLTVDDYADYLHRGSRPVREGGEDSTAWQPVLARLREEPDGPGAANLAQVFATPLMVALARTVYRGTPGRRPSDLLDVRKFASPEALQEHLLAAFIPAVYDPTPTGRGTSRRRRRHPERAQRWLGYLAAHLHELDTRDLAWWELGTTMRLSSRMLVVGFLAALAFGVTTGIGNLPVDLLATEHGLGFALGRGLAVGLLHGLLAGLVFGFVYGFVSGGAPREPSRVRLQIFGGTRQTRDTFLPRSLLGLGFGLLFALVLVFLDRCLVAPLGFDDGLDGGLLGAILFPLELGLGAGLVLGIMAWLEAPIEIGSAVSASELLSTNRKNVVFHMLVWMLVIGIPAGLGFGLLSGPVGVLMPGPVRGLLAGLVFGIEAAFGGGLGYGLSFTAWGQWVALSRMWLPLTGRLPWAVIAFLDDAHRRGVLRQAGAVYQFRHARLQDHLTQVSQPHHAFRRSGSPGRADPEHTGNRPRPEGRLDSGNTRRSRPDGTHGGTTHGGANWLPGAGRESQG; translated from the coding sequence ATGAATCCCGCGGGCGGCAGGGCTGCCGAGCCGGACGGGCTCGACGCGGGGCGGGTGGTCCAGGTCCTCACCACGCGGCGGGCGGGCCCGGGGCGGCGTGGGTCGGGCTACCAGGTGAGTGGGCATGCGGTGCTCACCGCCGCGCATGTGGTGAGTGACGCGGTCTCCGTACGGCTGCGTTTCTTCACCGAGGACGGTGGCACGACGGAGGTGTCCGGCGAGCCGGTCTGGGCGGACGCGGCGATGGACATCGCGGTGCTCAGGATCGCGAGGGACACGAGCGCGGGCGGACCGGGCGCCGCCGAGGTCCGGCCGGTGCGGTTCGCCGCGATCACGCAGCCCGTGGAGTGCGAAGCGCTGGGTTTTCCACGGTTCCGGCTGCGCCTCGACAGTGCGTCGACGGACCGTGACGATCCCCCGTGGTACCGGGATTCGCACCACGCGCGCGGCACGACCACACCGTTGTCGTACCTGCGCGCGGGGAGCCTGGAGATCTCCGTGGCGCCTCCTGAGTACGACCCCGAGCCGGACCGTTCCCCTTGGGAGGGGATGTCGGGGGCCGCGGTGTGGAGCGGCGGGTACGTGATCGGGGTGGTCAGCGAGCATCACCGGTTCGACGGGCTCGGCAGGTTCGCGGCGAGCCAGGTGAAGCGCTGGTACCGCCTCGCTCCGGACCGGATCAGCGCACTCAACGATCTGATCGGCCTGCCGGCCGATGCCGACCGGCTCACCCAGCTCCCGCAGCTGTCGCCTCCGCGGCCGGAAACACCGGAGCCGGACGATGCGCCGGAGGTGCGGGAGGCGGCCGGGAAGCTTGCCCGCGAGGTGTCTGAGCAATGGCGTCGCGAGGGGCGGTGGCAGCGGGTGGGGGACCCGTCCCCGCTCGCCGTGCGCTTCGGGTGCACCGAGCGGAATGTGTTCGATCACTGGGCCAATATCCGCCGAGCCCCGTTCGGGACGGTCGCGGAGCCCCTCCCGCTGGACGGTCGGCTCGACCGGATCGTGGAGGTCTACGAGTCCGTTCCGTCCCGTCGGCTGGTCGTGCTGGGGGAGGCCGGGTCGGGCAAGACGGTCCTGACGCTGCGTTTCGTCCTCGACCGGCTGAAGGCCCGCGCCGCCGGCGACCGGGTGCCGGTGATCTTCGGTCTGGGGTCATGGGATCCGGTCACCACCTCACTGGACGACTGGCTGTGCGGCCAACTCGTGCGCGACTACCCCTTCCTGGACGCTCCCGCCGGGAAGCGGGGGAACCTGGCCGGTCTCCTGCTCGACGAGGACAAGATCCTTCCTGTTCTCGACGGTTTCGACGAGATCGCAAGCGGCCTCCACGGTGCGGCGCTCCGAGCGCTCAACCGCACCACGATGCCGCTGCTCCTCACCACCCGCCCCGCGGAGTACAGCCGGGTCGTGGAGGACAACGGCGTGCTCACCGAAGCCGCCGTCATCGAGCTGGCGGACCTCACCGTGGACGACTACGCCGACTACCTGCACCGGGGCAGCCGGCCGGTCAGAGAGGGCGGCGAGGACAGTACCGCGTGGCAGCCGGTCCTGGCCCGGCTGCGTGAAGAGCCGGACGGTCCGGGCGCGGCGAACCTCGCCCAGGTGTTCGCGACCCCGCTGATGGTCGCCCTGGCCCGCACCGTCTACCGAGGCACTCCCGGGCGCCGGCCCTCAGACCTTCTGGACGTCCGGAAGTTCGCCTCCCCGGAAGCCCTGCAGGAGCACCTCCTGGCAGCCTTCATCCCCGCCGTCTACGACCCCACACCGACCGGCCGCGGCACCAGCCGTCGCCGCCGCCGGCACCCCGAACGCGCCCAGCGCTGGCTCGGCTACCTCGCCGCGCACCTGCACGAGCTCGACACCCGCGACCTCGCCTGGTGGGAACTGGGCACCACCATGCGCCTTTCCTCGCGCATGCTCGTCGTCGGGTTCCTGGCCGCACTGGCCTTCGGGGTGACGACCGGGATCGGGAACCTCCCCGTGGACCTGCTCGCGACCGAGCACGGCCTCGGGTTCGCACTCGGCCGGGGCCTCGCGGTCGGGCTCCTGCACGGGCTCCTCGCCGGGCTGGTCTTCGGATTCGTGTACGGCTTCGTGTCCGGGGGCGCCCCACGTGAGCCGTCGCGCGTACGCCTGCAGATCTTCGGCGGGACCAGACAGACGCGTGACACGTTCCTCCCCAGGTCCCTGCTGGGCCTCGGGTTCGGGCTCCTGTTCGCGCTCGTGCTGGTGTTCCTGGACAGGTGCCTGGTCGCGCCGCTGGGGTTCGACGACGGACTAGACGGCGGGCTCCTGGGCGCCATCCTGTTCCCGCTCGAACTCGGGCTCGGTGCCGGACTGGTACTCGGCATCATGGCCTGGCTGGAAGCTCCCATCGAGATCGGATCCGCGGTCAGCGCCTCGGAACTGTTGAGCACGAACCGCAAGAACGTGGTCTTCCACATGCTCGTGTGGATGCTCGTGATCGGGATCCCGGCCGGGCTCGGCTTCGGGCTCCTCTCCGGCCCTGTCGGCGTGCTCATGCCCGGGCCTGTCCGCGGGCTCCTGGCCGGGCTCGTGTTCGGGATCGAGGCGGCGTTCGGGGGCGGGCTCGGATACGGGCTGAGTTTCACCGCTTGGGGCCAGTGGGTGGCCCTGTCGCGTATGTGGTTGCCGCTGACAGGCCGACTGCCCTGGGCAGTGATCGCTTTCCTGGACGACGCTCACCGGCGAGGTGTATTGCGCCAGGCCGGCGCGGTCTACCAATTCCGCCATGCGCGACTCCAAGACCACCTGACCCAGGTTTCCCAGCCGCACCACGCCTTTCGCCGATCGGGTTCACCGGGCAGGGCGGACCCGGAACATACCGGGAACCGTCCGCGACCAGAAGGGCGTCTTGATTCCGGTAACACCCGCCGTTCGCGTCCCGATGGGACACACGGCGGAACAACTCACGGGGGTGCCAATTGGCTGCCAGGCGCAGGACGGGAAAGCCAAGGGTGA
- a CDS encoding trypco2 family protein, whose translation MIELASVIRDLREELEEAVVAAEGAALRFELGTIELEVSVALERTGHAGAKVRFWVVESGADATVGATSTQRITLALQPTLTRSGNPAYVSGISGKNEQ comes from the coding sequence GTGATCGAGCTGGCCAGTGTGATCAGGGATCTGCGGGAGGAGTTGGAGGAGGCGGTCGTCGCGGCGGAAGGTGCGGCGCTGCGCTTCGAATTGGGGACGATCGAGCTGGAGGTGTCGGTCGCTCTGGAGCGGACCGGGCACGCGGGGGCGAAGGTGCGGTTCTGGGTGGTGGAGTCCGGTGCGGACGCGACGGTCGGCGCCACCTCGACCCAGCGCATCACGCTGGCCTTGCAGCCGACCCTCACACGGTCGGGCAACCCGGCGTACGTCTCCGGAATCTCCGGCAAAAACGAGCAATGA
- a CDS encoding ATP-binding protein, producing MHSQLTPGGGARTPVTVRTFTQRFSSTRRGARLARYLALQQLDVWGFPYGGEVSEAVALIVGELAANAATHGRVPGRDFELRLMRMPGSARPGTLRIEVADTRTEKRPPDPGTCAPPPPDSETGRGLLLVAALATRWTVLDRVPVGKVVRAELDL from the coding sequence ATGCACAGTCAGCTCACCCCGGGCGGCGGCGCCCGCACCCCCGTCACCGTACGTACGTTCACCCAGCGCTTCAGCTCCACCCGGCGGGGCGCCCGGCTCGCCCGCTACCTCGCGCTCCAGCAGCTCGACGTCTGGGGCTTCCCGTACGGCGGCGAGGTGTCCGAGGCCGTCGCCCTGATCGTCGGCGAACTGGCCGCCAACGCGGCGACCCATGGCCGGGTGCCCGGCCGGGACTTCGAGCTGCGCCTGATGCGCATGCCGGGCTCGGCGCGCCCCGGCACCCTGCGGATCGAGGTCGCCGACACCCGCACCGAGAAGCGCCCGCCCGACCCCGGCACGTGCGCGCCCCCGCCACCCGACTCCGAAACCGGCCGCGGCCTGCTGCTGGTGGCCGCGCTCGCCACCCGCTGGACGGTGCTCGACCGGGTCCCGGTGGGCAAGGTGGTCCGTGCCGAACTCGACCTGTAG
- a CDS encoding helix-turn-helix domain-containing protein has product MEDTITTTLTDRYDGGGEPEPSDSLRIFGAVYQALREKAGFTQESLAPEIQYSSHYIASVEQGRRLPSKTFVERSEEALDAGGVLRKAAKRLSRQRGLASWFRMWAELEKEAVSLSTYECRLVPGLLQTEAYARTLFEQRLPLLTDEQVEVQVTARLDRQRLLAERQNTAFSFIIDEHVFQRRTGGTEAARGLIDHVLERTALRNVELQVMPLEREVHAGMNGPMQLLETEENQRFCYCEGQESGQFIADPKTVTTLHMRYAKLRSQALTPDDSRGLLTRMRGAL; this is encoded by the coding sequence ATGGAAGACACCATCACCACCACCCTCACCGACCGCTACGACGGCGGCGGCGAACCCGAACCGTCCGACAGCCTGCGCATCTTCGGGGCCGTGTACCAGGCACTACGGGAGAAGGCCGGGTTCACCCAGGAGTCCCTGGCGCCGGAGATCCAGTACTCGTCGCACTACATCGCCTCGGTGGAGCAGGGGCGGCGGCTGCCGTCGAAGACGTTCGTCGAGCGTTCGGAGGAGGCGTTGGACGCGGGTGGGGTGCTGCGGAAGGCGGCCAAGCGGCTGTCACGGCAGCGCGGGCTGGCGTCCTGGTTCCGGATGTGGGCCGAGCTGGAGAAGGAAGCGGTGAGTCTCAGCACCTACGAATGCCGCCTGGTCCCCGGCCTGTTACAGACCGAGGCGTACGCGCGGACGCTGTTCGAGCAGCGCTTGCCCCTGCTGACCGATGAACAGGTCGAGGTCCAGGTCACGGCCCGGCTGGACCGGCAGCGGCTGCTGGCCGAGCGGCAGAACACCGCCTTCAGCTTCATCATCGACGAGCACGTCTTCCAGCGCCGGACCGGCGGCACGGAGGCCGCACGGGGGCTGATCGACCACGTGCTGGAACGGACCGCGCTGCGGAACGTCGAGCTACAGGTGATGCCGCTGGAGCGGGAGGTGCACGCGGGCATGAACGGGCCGATGCAACTGCTGGAGACCGAGGAGAACCAGCGGTTCTGCTACTGCGAGGGGCAGGAGAGCGGCCAGTTCATCGCCGACCCGAAGACCGTCACCACCCTCCATATGCGCTATGCGAAACTGCGGTCACAGGCCCTCACCCCCGACGACTCCCGGGGCCTGTTGACGAGGATGCGAGGAGCGCTATGA
- a CDS encoding DUF397 domain-containing protein, whose product MRTGGELAWFKSSYSGSSGDSCVEIALSWRKSSYSGDSSGDCVEIAACPTTVHVRDSKDKGGPQLAVPAPAWAEFVAYAVRRGHRAG is encoded by the coding sequence ATGAGGACCGGCGGCGAACTGGCGTGGTTCAAGAGCAGCTACAGCGGCAGCTCCGGCGACAGCTGCGTGGAGATCGCCCTCTCCTGGCGGAAGTCCAGCTACAGCGGCGACTCAAGTGGCGACTGCGTCGAGATCGCCGCCTGCCCCACCACCGTCCACGTCCGCGACTCCAAGGACAAGGGCGGGCCGCAGCTCGCCGTGCCCGCCCCGGCCTGGGCGGAGTTCGTGGCGTACGCGGTAAGGCGGGGCCACCGGGCGGGCTGA
- a CDS encoding serine/threonine-protein kinase, whose translation MNDNGGPAPRPHDPTSFRLQPPQPAQAPPTEHSQAPAAAQAAPPSSDPGAGRLVAGRYRLLSRLGHGGMGTVWRARDEVMDREVAVKESRIPDHLPERERAGLFERMRREARAAARLDHPAVVNVHDVAVEEGQPWIVMEFVQGRSLGDALQEGTLGARDAARIGLEVLGALEAAHAAGILHRDVKPDNVMLGRHDRVVLTDFGIAQIEGETKLTETGGFVGSPEFIAPERVLGQQPGSASDLWSLGVVLYAATEGVSPFRRTNTPATLQAVLNAAPAAPTAAGGGPLAEAVQGLLQKDPAHRPSAAQVRELLERAVQPPPPVVRTGDPEAGQGVRLGRKALLGIGAGVVALAVAAYLVLADPFAGPLPEGWKIRQEAGTLNADVAVPAGYLRIPDEDDPSVMTYKDPSGAVTVELTRWDHVRQKTDISGTADAQAFKDSDAIKGGSFSGSGTSMSSDTKARSSTDANVTYQGRDAALNTVTYGTSGSGVDIDGDVPREAKAFYYRTHAGDMYRLWVDYPGKGDVTARGREVARVAIANLDLHKP comes from the coding sequence ATGAATGACAACGGGGGCCCCGCACCGCGTCCGCACGATCCCACGAGCTTCCGGCTGCAACCGCCGCAGCCCGCCCAGGCTCCGCCCACGGAACACTCGCAGGCTCCGGCAGCCGCACAGGCCGCACCGCCGTCGTCCGATCCGGGCGCGGGCCGGCTCGTGGCGGGCCGCTACCGGCTGCTGAGCAGGCTCGGGCACGGCGGCATGGGCACCGTGTGGCGGGCCCGGGACGAGGTGATGGACCGCGAGGTGGCGGTCAAGGAGTCCCGGATCCCCGACCACCTGCCGGAGCGGGAGCGGGCCGGGCTCTTCGAACGGATGCGGCGCGAGGCACGGGCCGCGGCCCGCCTCGACCATCCCGCGGTGGTGAACGTCCATGACGTCGCCGTGGAGGAGGGGCAGCCGTGGATCGTCATGGAGTTCGTCCAGGGACGCTCCCTCGGCGACGCGCTCCAGGAGGGCACGCTCGGCGCGCGCGACGCCGCCCGGATCGGGCTGGAGGTGCTGGGCGCACTGGAGGCCGCGCACGCCGCCGGGATCCTGCACCGCGACGTGAAGCCGGACAACGTCATGCTCGGCCGCCACGACCGCGTCGTCCTCACCGACTTCGGCATCGCGCAGATCGAGGGCGAGACCAAGCTGACCGAGACCGGCGGGTTCGTCGGCTCCCCCGAATTCATCGCGCCCGAGCGGGTGTTGGGGCAGCAGCCCGGCAGCGCCTCCGACCTGTGGTCGCTCGGCGTCGTGCTGTACGCGGCGACGGAGGGCGTCTCGCCGTTCCGCCGCACCAACACCCCCGCCACGCTGCAGGCCGTGCTGAACGCGGCCCCGGCAGCCCCGACCGCGGCCGGTGGTGGTCCGCTGGCCGAGGCCGTCCAGGGTCTGCTGCAGAAGGATCCGGCGCACCGGCCGAGTGCGGCGCAGGTGCGCGAGCTGCTCGAACGCGCTGTGCAGCCCCCGCCCCCGGTCGTGCGGACCGGCGATCCGGAGGCCGGTCAGGGTGTCCGCCTCGGCCGCAAGGCACTCCTCGGGATCGGCGCCGGAGTCGTGGCACTGGCGGTGGCGGCCTACCTGGTGCTCGCGGATCCGTTCGCCGGGCCGTTGCCCGAGGGATGGAAGATCCGCCAGGAGGCGGGGACGCTGAACGCGGACGTCGCGGTGCCCGCCGGCTACCTCCGGATCCCGGACGAGGACGACCCCTCCGTGATGACGTACAAGGATCCCAGCGGTGCGGTCACCGTCGAGCTGACCCGGTGGGACCACGTACGGCAGAAAACCGACATCTCGGGGACCGCCGACGCCCAGGCGTTCAAGGACTCGGACGCGATCAAGGGCGGCTCCTTCTCGGGGTCGGGGACCTCGATGTCCTCGGACACCAAGGCCCGCAGCAGCACGGACGCCAATGTCACGTACCAGGGCCGCGATGCCGCGCTGAACACCGTCACCTACGGCACGAGCGGCTCCGGTGTGGACATCGACGGGGACGTCCCGCGCGAGGCCAAGGCGTTCTACTACCGGACCCACGCCGGTGACATGTACCGGTTGTGGGTGGACTACCCGGGCAAGGGCGACGTCACCGCCCGCGGCCGCGAGGTCGCCCGGGTCGCGATCGCCAACCTGGACCTTCACAAGCCCTGA
- a CDS encoding DUF4287 domain-containing protein yields the protein MTNTVQGPASYFPSIEKKYGRPIAEWKSLITASPLTRHMELVAWLKTEHGLGHGHANALVAHTLKEAAGR from the coding sequence ATGACCAACACCGTGCAGGGCCCCGCGAGTTATTTCCCGTCGATCGAGAAGAAGTACGGCCGCCCGATAGCCGAGTGGAAGAGCCTGATCACCGCCTCGCCGCTCACCCGGCACATGGAGCTGGTGGCCTGGCTCAAGACCGAACACGGCCTGGGCCACGGCCACGCCAACGCCCTGGTCGCCCACACCCTCAAGGAGGCCGCCGGCCGGTAG
- a CDS encoding LacI family DNA-binding transcriptional regulator codes for MGGVTLPDIPATPRLSDIAAQSQVSEATVSRVLNGKAGVAAGTRQRVLAALDVLGYERPVRLRRRSAGLVGLVIPELTNPIFPAFAQIIEQSLAGHGYTPVLCTQMPGGATEDELVEQLEERGVTGIVFLSGLHADTGADPSRYARLAARGVPYVLINGYNAHIDAPFVSPDDGAAARMAVRHLAELGHERIGLAVGPARYVPSRRKAEGFAAALGESFGLSRGQAERRVQHTLFSVEGGHAAAAALLDQGCTGVVCGSDLMALGVVRAARQRGLDVPGDISVVGFDDSQLIAFTDPPLTTVRQPVQAMATAAVGALIEEIHERAQGRQSPPQRTEFVFQPELVVRGSTGPLRT; via the coding sequence GTGGGAGGAGTGACCCTGCCCGACATCCCTGCCACCCCCCGGCTGTCCGACATCGCCGCCCAGTCGCAGGTCAGCGAGGCGACCGTCAGCCGGGTCCTGAACGGCAAGGCGGGCGTGGCGGCGGGCACCCGGCAGCGGGTGCTCGCCGCGCTCGACGTCCTCGGCTACGAGCGCCCCGTACGGCTGCGACGGCGCAGCGCCGGCCTGGTAGGGCTGGTCATCCCGGAGCTGACCAACCCGATCTTCCCGGCCTTCGCCCAGATCATCGAGCAGTCACTGGCGGGCCACGGCTACACCCCGGTGCTGTGCACCCAGATGCCGGGCGGAGCCACCGAGGACGAACTCGTCGAGCAGTTGGAGGAGCGCGGCGTCACCGGCATCGTCTTCCTGTCCGGCCTGCACGCGGACACCGGCGCCGACCCGTCCCGCTACGCCCGGCTGGCGGCCCGGGGCGTCCCGTACGTCCTCATCAACGGCTACAACGCGCACATCGACGCGCCGTTCGTCTCACCCGACGACGGCGCGGCGGCCCGGATGGCCGTACGCCACCTGGCCGAACTGGGGCACGAGCGGATCGGGCTGGCCGTCGGCCCGGCCCGCTACGTGCCCTCCCGCCGCAAGGCCGAGGGCTTCGCGGCGGCGCTGGGCGAGTCGTTCGGCCTGTCGAGGGGGCAGGCCGAACGGCGCGTCCAGCACACCCTGTTCAGCGTGGAGGGGGGCCATGCGGCCGCCGCCGCACTGCTCGACCAGGGCTGCACCGGCGTCGTCTGCGGCAGCGATCTGATGGCGCTCGGCGTCGTCCGCGCGGCCCGCCAGCGCGGTCTGGACGTCCCGGGCGACATCTCGGTCGTCGGCTTCGACGACTCGCAGCTGATCGCCTTCACCGACCCGCCGCTGACCACGGTGCGCCAGCCGGTGCAGGCGATGGCCACGGCGGCGGTCGGCGCCCTGATCGAGGAGATCCACGAACGCGCCCAGGGCCGCCAGAGCCCGCCCCAGCGCACGGAGTTCGTCTTCCAGCCGGAGCTGGTGGTGCGGGGGTCGACGGGTCCGCTGCGGACCTGA